GGTCCTCCAGTCCAACGGGATACTTCAAACCAAACCCTCAGTCTTATTCAGGTCTCCAAGGTCCCTTGAACCAAAATGGCAACAGACCAACACTACAAGATTCTGCAGGACCACCCCCAGCCGTCCCACCTAAAAGCATCGCCCATCACAGCTTTGAGATGGCCCTTCCAAGCACCCAGGCTCAAGGAGAACTGAGCTTGCCTATCCAAAACCCAGACCCTCAGAGCTTCCGAGCACGCCAACAATCCCAAATCCTAGGAGAGCCTGCTGATCAACTTACCAAGGATGAGAGAATCCGCGACTTGGAGGCTCAGTTCGAGGTCTGGAAGGTTGAGAAAACCAACTTGACCCAGAAGGTAGCAAGCTTGACGGAGAGTTTGGAAAGCGAAAGAGAACGTTTGGAGAGCGAAAGGAAGAGCACAGGTACTCTCCACCAGAACATCGGTTCCCTGAAAAACGAGAAGGGGCGACTGGAAaatgagaagaagctggtCGAGGACGAGAAACAGCGAGTGGAACACGAGAGGGACGCGCTTGAGAGGGAACAGATCAAGTTGGAAGGAGGGATCAAGAAATACTTGGCTGCTAAGAAGTGGAAAGGCCTGGAGCAACAAAAGACCGCTTTTGACATGATCATTGACTACTGTAACGAACAACTCGCCTCAGTGGCAGATTGGGAGGACTACAACAAAGAGCAAACGGCACGGGTGGAGAAAATCAAGTTGGAGAATGAACGCTTGGTGCAGAATTTGAAGGACCAAGACGAGCTCATTGCAGAACGCAACAAATGGTGGGAGGAATTTCAGGCCTTGGACAACCGTCTCAAGCAACTAAACCCGGAGCACGAACGAAGACTTcaggaagagaaagacagacaccagctccagctccaggaggagaggaagcggCATCATCACAGGTTTAATGCGGAGATCGGCAAGCTTAATACGGAAATAGAGGCCTTGAAAAGGAAACTCGACAGTCATAAGGCCGATCAACTTGCTGCGACGGAGAAGGTCCGAACAACGCTTCAAGCCGAGATCGACACACTGCGACAGGAGAAGAACATAATGCAGACACAGTACCAATCGTACAAGGATGCCCACGACCAAAAACTCCGGAGGCTGACGGAGGAGCATGAGGTGGCTTTGAGCCAGCAAAAGATCGATCACGAACAGAAGATGCAAGCATTCCACGCTCAATGTCAAgacctcatcaaccaagTCGGTATACAGTGGGAactcaacaaacaacaagcTGTCAAGGATCTCGAGAACAAGGTCCGCTTGCTGGAGAGCAGCCTGGTCGACAACTCGGACGACTATCGGCCGGCAACCGATGATCACCTTCAAGTCGACTTTGACCAGCTCAATCTTGACATCAGCAAAATAACGCATAACTTGCCTGCGGTTGACTTTTTCCAGGTCAACCAACTAGACCCTGGCGcgtttttggagagggaagggagggatcAGCTGAGGTTCCTGTTGCAGGGCATCTTCTGGGAGCACATGATGTATGGCTTCTTTTCTGCTCCTTTCGGGCTCGGTGCCTTGGGTCCCCAGCAGGGGAAGCAGAGGCTTCTTGAAGTCTGGATTGCCTACCGCAAATTACTTGGGACGGAGAAGTCTGAGGGTATGTGTCTAGATCACGACTACGCAATTTTTCCAATGCTAACAAAGTCGCTCGTTAATATAGTTCGCTTGCCCATTGGGGAGTATGACATGGCAACGATTGAAGAAGACTACGTCAATTTCCTCCGGAATGACAAGGAGACCAACAAATGGAGATCGTCCACCTTCCAGGCCGTCATGGCGGCCTTGCTACCGAAGAAGGACAAAGCTCACTCGCCTTTGTCTGACTACCTGAGCTCGCCATTCTTCCAGAACCGCAACAATGTCCGCGAAAATATACTAACAGAACTTCGCCGCATATGCGTTGGTGGAATCCCGCAAGCCATCGAACAGACggttgagaagatggtgttCAAGGCCAGCGAACTTGCTCTCCAATTCGGGATGCAACGGTCAGAGCTTGGTCTTATGTTTCCTCAAAGGAACACCTTGGTTCTGCTAGGTCAAGATTTTGTGCTTTGCTATGACAATGATGCCGAGCATGGGATGCAGAAGCCCGTGTTCCTCAGCGTATCTCCGATGTGCTACAAGACAggtgatgggaggaaggatACCACAACTACGAAGGTGATCTCGCCTGGACAGATATATCCACACGCCCAGTAGAAGGTTGGGATCCCGTTCAAGTCAAGTACGAGTTGCAAGTCGGGTCGTCGGGTTCatgggtggttggttggcgaCTAGATCCTCAACGCAGATTGCTGCCTTAATTCACGTCGCCTAGTTAGACAGGTGCCTGGACTATTGTCTCAAAGTCCAACATCTTTCATCATTTAATCTTGACCTTCTTTACGTGGTCTCATATTTCACACGAAAGACTCAGGGTTAATGGTGTGGCCTTAAGAACCCTTCATGTTAAATTCATaaccccaacagcaagaTCCAAACCAAGTCCAAACGCATCGCCAATccatgaagaaaaaagacaagaacaGGATGTCTGTGAAACCGCAGTCTTTATGAGAGCAATGATATTAGGCGTTGCTTAACAAACTAACAGATTTGCTGTTGATTCTGCCGGGAACCTGTTAGCACATAGGGTTAGACCACAGGGAATCAGCCCCACCGTGGTCCACTCTGTGCGACGGGAGCGTGGAATCACTTCAACTTCCCAAGTCTCGACCTCGTCCAATATATCTCCTCCAGCCGCAGCAATGAGGCACCAGATTGTCCGCTGTTTCCCAGATTGCTCTCATTCTTCTGGTCAGCTCCAAGTAGCCGACCCCTCACTTTGTGGCGTCTAGCCGCATATTTCACGTCGCTCTGGGCGGTTCTCGAGACGAGGCTCCGGCCATCGATAACACCAGTCCAGAACAAGCTTGCACCTCATGGCCGCACAGTGCGCGTGCTACAGGCCCCCAGCATGGGGACTTTGAATCCAAGTCTTCCCTCTCTTATCACGGCACAGCAGCTCAAGTGCAGTCGAGACCTAAGCAAGTTGTCGGACCTGAACGAGCCTCCCATTGGCCGTCCGTCTTGTCATCCCGCCAAGAAGGATGAAGCCGCATTTCCTCTTACAGACGCGCCTGCAATAGCGCGGGCCAAGCTGAATGGTTCGCTCAGCCAGAGTAACCGATCAAACACCACATTGTTGAGGAGGCCGATGGCACCTTGACCCAAGGCAGACTCCCCTGTGGATGGGGTCTGCCAGAGAACATGGCTCAACCAGGTACCCGGGCTGCGGCTTGTGAGCATCCCGATGCCATCTTTCGAGGAGCCTTGTGGCTGTCCATTGACATGAGACACACTGACCACACCAAGTAGATGGACTCATGGCACAAGAAAACTCCACCAGGTGATGGCAATCCTTGTGGAATCAGACATCAACGCCCTCTACTCGACAAGATAACGCTTTTCATACCATTGAGTCATCCACTCTCCTCAAATTATCACCTCATGGGGCTGGTAGCCTATTACAAGATGAGCTAGGACTCGACGACTGGTTTACAGGCAAAATCATCTCACGATGGCTCATTTTCTACGCTCACCACGTGAAATATGGCATCGACAAATCATCGACACTGGTGCCAGGCTCCAGCTGGGCTCTTCCGATTATTTTCCCTTTGATGCTCTCAGGGATGCCACAGATGCCTTTATTAACCGGCAAGGGCTTGTTCAAGGTTCATCACAATGCGATTCATTACTTCGAGAGTTGGTCTTGGAACATGCTGCGCGGGAAAACGGTTCGGAAAGAGTTGGTTTGGTCGCCTGTCTCCACGCCCTTTCCCACTCCGTTGGCACGACACTGCTGGTAGCAATGAGAGAGAAATGCCAGCTAGAAGCAACCAGCCCGAAATTCTTGAGCTGCTTGACGCTTGGTGCACGCGCAAACCCGTTGCTCATCAACAGAACAGACAGCCAAGTTGCGGAAATCCTCTTGAGCCTGCTGGCGGGCACCGACTTTCTCCCAGCCATCAAACAGCTTTTCCAGACCCTGGAGGAAGGCCCTGATGCATACATCCTTCCACCTTCCTACATCATCGACTTTTTGAACGCGACAGACTTTTCCACAGCTTTCAGGACCCACTTGGACATGCTGCAACAAGAACGGAAATACATGAGTCTCTGTACCGCAGTTTCCTGGATTCGATCAGTATCTAATCAGCCCGAGACCTCCACAGCAAAGATAGTAGCGTCCGCTTTAGTGCCAGACAGGATATTTTGGGCCAACTGGAGACCAGACCAGGAACGGCTAAGGAACTGGGAAGAAGGGACCTTTTCAGAAACCCAGAGACAAAAGCTGTGCTATGTGTTTGATCTCGAAGGACCAGACATTACCGGCTCAGGGTATCCGTGCCTGAAAGACTCGGTTCCTGGATGTTTCAACGTCGTACCGGTCGTCAACCGAGACGTTCTATTACTCCACCGCCTCCTAGCCAATCTGGACAACGCACAGCGTATTCCTGGCCCACACGCCATCAATCTCGTCATACACCTCTGTATCAACAGCTCGAGGCCTCTGGACAATGATCTTCTTTCCCTCACCGAAGCAGTGCTGGAGACCGACGATGACGAGTCCATCCACTCGATCCTCATGTGGCTACAAACCTACGAAGCCGGCTTTGACATTCGAATGACAGCTCTGACGAGGACACTTCCCATCTTGGAAGTCTATCCAAACCTTCAGCGGTTGCTCTCTGGATATGTCAGCTTAGACGTGGCTCGAGTCATGCAGTTGGCCAGGGAAGAATACAACTCTATACTAGAGACGGACGTTGCAGAGAATCTTGCCATGAGGATACACGACTTTGGGGTGGCTATAGTGAACGCCAACTGGCTTCACGGATCTCTGCCCCTGAATCTATGGCAAAGCCTACAGCAACTCCCACCCAAAGAGACCTTGGATGAGATCTTCGAGGCCCTCGGGACATCTCACATCATGAACGAAGACATCAGGGCATACctgagggtggtgattggaGGAGAAACCCATGGCGACTCCCCTCCAGCCGAAGCGTTGCTAGCAATCGTCCGCCAGACCATCCGATTTTACGCAAGAGGTGTTGAGCCCGAAAGAGCAAAGCTTGCCACCGAGATAGAGCCACTACGCCATCATGATCCCAAAGTATATGACGCCTGTATCGAGCGAATCTTGAACGAGGATATCGTCCTCATCAAGGATATGCTGCCACTGGTCCGGTCAGAAAGTCATTCCTCGTGTGTCGAATTTGCGCGCCTCTTGGCCCAGCGTCAACAGCTGCGCTGTTACACTCATGAATGCTGGCATCAGCTGTTGTTCTTCCGGTTACTCCAACAGAGGCGAGACTTGCTGGCGTGGTCAGCCGCGGAGCTTCCTTTGCAGAACTTCGTCCAGTGGGTGCATGATCTCAGGGCTCTGTTCTCTCAACAAAGAGTTGGTGGTAGCAGTGGCATCTCGAGGATGTCGTTGTCGGATCTTGGGTTTACGCCGGAAAGGTATCAATGGTGGGACGTGCTCCAGCACCATTATGGAAGAGCAGTTGGTATATTGGCATATCTACACCAGGAGGGCAAGGGAGATTTAAAATGGCTGTGGCTGCAAGAGATACCAGATACAACTGTGTTATTGGACATTCTGCAAGACGAAAACAAAGTGTTGCCGCAGGACTCGGTGCTGATGTCGCTTTTTCAGCCGAAACCAGACACGCTGAGTCTCATCTGTTTGGCTTTGGCTGGCTTACGTCGGGCTGCTCCTCAAGGGAAGGTGGCCCTTGAGAGTATCTGCGCTCGGGAAAAACAGCTGGATGCTGGGAAGTGGAATCGTCAGGCCACGCAGGTGCTGAGTTACTGCTGGAGACGCTCGCCAGACATCAACACCGATGACATGAGTCGCAATGCCCTTTGGGCTCTCACGGCTTTGTTGGGGTTAAgggatgatgttgacgaCCAAGGTCTGCAGGTTGCCGGAGAATGCCTCATGGCCGACTACGCAAACCTGGTTCTCGCGGCCAATAACCTTCTCGATATGCAAGTTCTACTTCAAAGTTCGGATGCGGCCCGAACAACTATGCTCATGGAGGAGCTCGGCGTAGAAGATGCCCCTCCTGTTGAACCCTTCACTCCAGCTGCGGCCATGATTCCTACACACCTCACCAGCTTCATCGAACCAGTCGGTGAAATGCAATGGGAGCTTTGCTTCCCTCTCAAAAAGATCTCCGCCCAGAAGAGACAAGCCATCGGCATCGATCCCTCCCCACGCTTGCTCCTCGTGAGGATATCCCTTCTAGACCAGCAACCAGCTTTTTGCATCCACTAccaccccagcaccaccgacGACAGCAACACCCGTCCTCACGGCTTGTGGCACGTAAGCGGCCTCAACATGCCAGACGGCACCATCTGCTTCGCCAAACCATCCCTATTCGCCTACCTCCTAAGCCGCAGActctccgccttcctctcctcgcTGTCTCAAGATAACCACATCAGCGGCACCATCCAAGAGCAACTCCAACTGGACAGAACCTACACcttcatctcatccatcCTCACCTCTCCCCTATCCCACTGCCTGGTATGCCTCGAACAACTCGCCCGCCCCGGTCCAATTCCTGCAACTTGCGGATCTCAGTTCTGTGACGAGATCTTCTTGTTTGCTCCATTAGAAGTCAGAGCACACCACCTCTTGTCCGACCCCCCGGCGTTGGACTTTTTACTAGCATGTGTCTATTCAGCCAATGTCTCTGTTCCAGAACTGAGAAATGGGCTCAGAGCGGTCATTGACTCTTTTCCTGTCCTGGCGGGAGTTAGCTCCTCGCCATGGGAGACGTTATCCCGGATTTTAAGTCGGGAAAACCCAGGGTCAGATGATGGCCTCTCAGCAGATAGAGAGACTTTACTCTCTTGGATGAGCGGGCAGTTTGGGGGCAGTGGTAGTCTGATTTCTGCGCCGGGTGGGTCGAAATTACCGGCTATGCAGGGGGTTGTGCAGTTTATACTGAGAACTGGCGACTTTATTGGCGGTGCGGGGGGCTCTGGGAATATCAAGTTTATTGGGTCGGGATTGGGGACTAGGAGCATGTGGGAGATTTTGTGcaaggggttggttgtgggCGGTGacggggaggcggaggagagaggagaagatgagCCGCCGATGGATTTGAGGACTTGCCGGAAGACAAAGACTACGTGGAAAAGTAGCCTTCTGATGGACAGGAGGGTGTTTGTTGCGTGTGAGGACTTTGGGGGTGtgaaaggggtggtggtgaggtatGTGTTGTTGTGTCCAGAGGGGTTTGTGCCaccgaggatgagggttaTTGGGGATGCGCTGAGGCAGAGTTTTGGTGCTTTGAGGGCTGGGAGGTTGGTCAAGGAGTAGTATCAGGTAGGGTTGCAATCATCAGCTATACTGAAATAGAAGACTTTCTTCGAACCACACACTAGACACAAGCACACATGATACCTGTGACATAGACTCTATTGAGAAGCGCCTCTGTAACCGCTCAGTCGGGACAGCCGAGTTAGCAGTTCAGCTCCCCTTGGCAGACACTTACACCCCAGGTAGGCAGACTGACAGCCTGATCCAATGTGGCGCGCACTAACGAGCTGCTGCATAGGTGTACATGAGGCTgccccccctctcttcatGATTTTTCATCTTCATGtttgtcttcttcacctGTCCACATCATTTATCGAAGCAACATATTAACACAAAAtggcctccctcttcacGCAGCGCAGCGCGCGTCGCTCCAACCAAACACtaccccaaccaacaccctcatcaGCCAACACCGACCTCTCCCGTCACACCTCTCTCCAATCCCACTCATCCTGGTCCCCCGGCGGTCTTCCCCAGcgcttcctccctccccagaaCCCCCGACCGCAAACAGTAACCCCAGAACAATTCACCTCTCTCTCGCAGCAATTTTCAACCCTCCACGCAgacctcaccacccaagcAAGTCTTTTGCTAGGAGAaatcctcgccctccagcAAACCCTTCCCGTCGTCCGCCTCTCAGAAAGCTCAAGCAACCTAGACATAACCGCATTCCTCCAAGCCCTACTTCACGGGAagctctcctccgccctcaccCCACCAGTCCCTTCCCAACATGAGgaaacccccaaacccccccgccccatcaGAGCCCTCTCCCGAGAAATCCAAGCCTGCCTCTCCAAAAACGACTACTTTGCTGCAATCGGCACAGCAATCGACGACCTGCGCCCCTCTGCCAAAGGTGACTCCCCCGACGCCGAGCAAGAGGCCAGGGATCGAATGGACTTGCTCCGATCTGCAATGCCAGAAGGGGAGACATACGAACAATTCTGGGCCGATGTCGCTATGCATCTTGATCACGAGTTTTCTGTTTCTGCTGAGGCTGGGTATGTTAATTCGACAACGTTCAAAtctggggtgggggtgggagagatACCGAGAGAAAGGTTTTTGGCTACGAGTGATGGGTTTGCttgggatgtggaggagttggttggggagattgtgaggggaaagggggagttTAAGAATCCGGTTacggggagggtgtttgaggggggggatgtcGAGTTGATTAGACGGCATCCattggggagaggggttgatgaggctgtGCTTGCTCTGCAGAGAGAGCAGGGGCAGATGGAAGGAAAGGcggagatggatgggcaaGAGAAGGCCGGGATGGATGGgcttgggaaaggggaggagaggtgggaggcaAAGTTGTCGGCTCAGTGGGCGAGGCAGATGCATGAGAACATAagggagaaggcggagaaggagaggaaattgtcggggttgatgtcggggtttgggaggttgaagCTGGAGGTGACATCGCCAACGACAGCTGCTGTTGAACTGCCAGCAACAACGGCAGTGAGATCAGACGATGTGCCCTCAAAGACAGCTAGTCCATCCATTCCCGGGGCGTTCCCTGACTACACGACCCTTGCGGAACTGCCAGGCTCCAACGAGCATGACAACATccagagggaggaagagggcaaCAAGGCGGATGCTGGAGAGCCAGATTATAAGTCTTTTGCATGGTACAATAAGTACTTTCACTCCATGTATGATCAACATTAGAGCATTGATACCGCCAGAAggcaaacaaacaaatcTTCAAAGTCTTTTGATCGGCCCCTTCCCGGGAGTGATCAGATATTTGTGGCCATCTGAACTGTGAGCATTGCGACATCGGCCTCGGTTGTGGCATTGGGTAATCTTGAGTTTCCAATGAGGACATCTGCAAACAATGCCGTGATTCTGCCAGCAACCATCATCAGAGGGAACGTGcttccatcaccctcccGGAACGTGACTCCACTATTCCGGCCAATCCGGTGCTCGCAGCCGGAAGTCACCCGCTCACTATTCACACTGTGCCGAAAATTGGTCCGCGCTTTCCGAAATTGTGATCCGTGCACGCCGAAAATGCGGCTTTGGGAAGGTACGGAGCACGGAGTCCAGAAGGAAAGAACCATGCCAACACCAACTCACCCCTCTCGACTTTCCCTGTAATAGTGAGTCAGATAagctctccatcttcctttAAATTTTCTCACCCTTATCATCTTTTCAGGTCTAAACCCTCCAAGCGACACACGAGAGGGGTAGCTGGGCAGACTTCATCTTGACATCGTCCCAGTCATTGTACTGTTGGCCGTGTGAGGTTGTTAGTCACCACACTCCCTCAACAGAACGGCCAATTTCAGCTGTCACTCATTCAACAACTGTGTGCCCTTCGTCTCTTCCCTTTTCAAAGCCAGTTCCTACAACTCACTCGCCACCTTTACTTTGAACAACCAGCTCAGACATCATGACAAGAGTGACCATGGACACGAGCTCTTTCAGCTCATTCACTCCCCGGGAGCCTCAAACCGACCGCCCTCCAAGAGATCCGgcccctcccactcccttTATCTCTTTCATCAAGCCTCAAGGCCAGCTCTGGAACTACAACCGGCACAAGACCCACGATGACCAGCCAGGCAACATCCCCAAGGCTTTCCTCGATGCCATGAGCGTCAGAGAGAAGGTCTACGTCGAAGAACAGGGCGTTGCCTTGGAGAACGAATTCGACAGTGACGACCACCGTAGCTGGTACCGTCTCCCCCCGTTTACCCTTTTTGAATTCATAACTAACACCCTGCTCTAAAAGCCACTGGGTAATCTACGCCTCtgtcctcaccaccatcctcccagcCATCCTAGACCCCCGAACCGGCAGGCTCGTCCGCCCCCGCGTCACCAggaccacctccctccccatcggCACCCTCCGCCTagtccccttcccccactCAGCCCACCCCCGCAACGGCGGCATCTACTTAAAcggcctcctcaccaacgtCGGCGACCCCGTCCGCCCTAGAAGCAGCGAGACGGTCCAGGCCCTCCAGCCCCAGGAGATCCAAGGAGGCAACCGTCGCAACTCCCTCTACATACGCGacttccccaccaccttccacaACGGTCAGGAGCCGTACGTGAAGCTCGGTCGTCTGGCTGTCCTCAAGGAGTACCGTAACAAGGGAATCGCGGGCCAGCTTGTGCGCGCCGCAATTACCTGGATGCAGACGAATtacaccatcttcaaccctAGCCCTTCCGTGTTGGGCTTTGACAGACTGGGCATGGACGTGACGGGCCAGCTGCCTAAGTGGCGGGGCCTGTTTTGCATTCATgcgcaggaggaggcggtcaaggtCTGGGAGAGGTATGGGTTCAAGGTGGACGAGAAGATGGGAaagtggtgggaggaggggatccCGCATGTGGGCATGTGGTTGAGGGTTCCGGTTGGCAAGGGGGGTCATACTGTTGCCTGATctgaggagatggaggccTGGTGTGGTTTTTATTGCTCTTTTGGAATGGCGAGTACAAGTGTCTCTCGTCCAGGCTTGATGCCTTTTCCCTGTATTCTGCTGGCCAGGCATGCTTTTATTTCAAAACAGAGAAACTCTTCATGGCTATGGCGTTTTTTTGGGAGCAAGAGGGCAAGGAAAAGCATCTGCTGGCTCGGCTGGCTTATGATAATCCCCTGGCAAATGGGTCATTTATCAAGCACCTCTCTGTTCATCTGTCTGAGCTCGAGGTCATCTTTGCAATGTGTATGATAGCAAGCGTTGGAGCACCGGGGCACTGAAGGTTCTTTGCTTTTTACTTCGTAGATTTATGGGGAAACGGTCTCCAATCACTGAGACACAGATTATAGCCCCCCATCTCTATGGtaaaaaaagacagaaaaatACAAAGAGATGTAGAGGAggccacacacacacaagaaaAGACATGTGCACATATGGCATGGTATTTTTGACACCGATGACGCCTTTCGGAAATTGACGATTTGCTCCCTTTTTATGAGAGACCCCTATTTGTGCCTGTTTAACAAGAGTGCCGTGCAGCCATCCCAGACCGTAATGGGCAAATGCATCCCTGCAAAACAAGTCGTAAAATCCGTTCCACGCCGCACCACATGCCTTCCACCAGAGACACCATTTACCGGTTGCTCTTGGCGACACGCTCCAactcatccttcttcttgatggcatAAGAGTTGCTGGAACCCttggcggcgttgatgagCTCCTCAGCAAGGCACTCAGCAATCGACTTGACGTTGCGGAAAGAGGCCTCGCGGGCACCAGtggtgagaagagagatGGCCTGGTTGACGCGGCGGAGGGGAGAGACATCGACGGCCTGTCTGCGGACGGTACCAGCCGAGCCGATACGGGTGCTGTCTTCGCGGGGACCGCAGTTGACAATGGCGTCAACGGCAATCTGGATGGGGTTCTGGTCGGTCATCAGGTGGATCTGTGCGTGATGGTGTCAGTTCTCTCAGATCCTCCAACTTCCTTGGGTGCTCGGTGATGCTCACGATCTCGAAGGCATGAGCGACGATGCGGActgccatcatcttcttgcCGTTGTTGCGGCCGTGCATcatgagggagttggtgagACGCTCAATGATGGGGCAGTTGGCCTTACGGAAACGCTTGGCAGCATAGCGACCGGCAGAGTGAGGGAGGTAGACGGGAGCCCGGATCTGGATGTAGTCGCTGAAGCACACAAAGTCCCGTTAGCCTCCAATTCCCCAGccagagagagagcaagagCCACCATGTGAAGCCTGCGTTACGAATCTCGAATATCTTTCGGTGGTTCGATCGGCGCGCGCAACTTCGCAATCGGGCTTCCTGCTCGGGTTCTGATCTTGCGACAAAGGTAGAGGGCTCTTACGTCAAGGAGATATCCCGGATCTCGACATCATCGTAGCTCCAGCGGTCTGTAATTGACACCAGTCAGTGTCTGAGTTCCCCATCTTCGAGTTTTGTCGCTTGTTGAAGTCGTCCCGCAGTCGAAATGGGGGTCTGCTGCATGGGGCAAAATAACGTACTGAAGAGCTTGATGCTGCCAACCTCAGCGGCAACCTCCTTGGGGAGGACCTCGTAGGCCTGAACTTCAACGCCGGCGTCAGACATGAttgctggtggttggctgtCGTGGTGGATGGATTGATCG
This window of the Podospora pseudoanserina strain CBS 124.78 chromosome 3, whole genome shotgun sequence genome carries:
- a CDS encoding hypothetical protein (EggNog:ENOG503PF52) → MANIPNNFATPAYPDLQPAVPPRGSSTARNIFDKTKKKVSNFGRKDRPPEKPKQKNNPDVVNKLSQKTLNELPVEVLNTMDVDQLIHLRSDNLKRVSKSRICEIPEDGVRYLANHHPRRLAVVLTKAPELTGYLNNKEVGILSELDAATFLKLPDVIKERLSQACPEYYQRMMSQPQHALPHQPAPNTHSGDPHARAQQPVRSASVQPSPSDAPVLPPVNFTTGPRMDATQDAYSPVNATLQVPFSDSHPEHVTQFPPPSTTIGPRTYSLPHNTYHSQFSRYPLSSSSPPPSSSSPNNGLPVSQTSFGTPAATLVTPSMSSGLSRSSSPTGYFKPNPQSYSGLQGPLNQNGNRPTLQDSAGPPPAVPPKSIAHHSFEMALPSTQAQGELSLPIQNPDPQSFRARQQSQILGEPADQLTKDERIRDLEAQFEVWKVEKTNLTQKVASLTESLESERERLESERKSTGTLHQNIGSLKNEKGRLENEKKLVEDEKQRVEHERDALEREQIKLEGGIKKYLAAKKWKGLEQQKTAFDMIIDYCNEQLASVADWEDYNKEQTARVEKIKLENERLVQNLKDQDELIAERNKWWEEFQALDNRLKQLNPEHERRLQEEKDRHQLQLQEERKRHHHRFNAEIGKLNTEIEALKRKLDSHKADQLAATEKVRTTLQAEIDTLRQEKNIMQTQYQSYKDAHDQKLRRLTEEHEVALSQQKIDHEQKMQAFHAQCQDLINQVGIQWELNKQQAVKDLENKVRLLESSLVDNSDDYRPATDDHLQVDFDQLNLDISKITHNLPAVDFFQVNQLDPGAFLEREGRDQLRFLLQGIFWEHMMYGFFSAPFGLGALGPQQGKQRLLEVWIAYRKLLGTEKSEVRLPIGEYDMATIEEDYVNFLRNDKETNKWRSSTFQAVMAALLPKKDKAHSPLSDYLSSPFFQNRNNVRENILTELRRICVGGIPQAIEQTVEKMVFKASELALQFGMQRSELGLMFPQRNTLVLLGQDFVLCYDNDAEHGMQKPVFLSVSPMCYKTGDGRKDTTTTKVISPGQIYPHAQ
- a CDS encoding hypothetical protein (EggNog:ENOG503Q6YA), producing the protein MAHFLRSPREIWHRQIIDTGARLQLGSSDYFPFDALRDATDAFINRQGLVQGSSQCDSLLRELVLEHAARENGSERVGLVACLHALSHSVGTTLLVAMREKCQLEATSPKFLSCLTLGARANPLLINRTDSQVAEILLSLLAGTDFLPAIKQLFQTLEEGPDAYILPPSYIIDFLNATDFSTAFRTHLDMLQQERKYMSLCTAVSWIRSVSNQPETSTAKIVASALVPDRIFWANWRPDQERLRNWEEGTFSETQRQKLCYVFDLEGPDITGSGYPCLKDSVPGCFNVVPVVNRDVLLLHRLLANLDNAQRIPGPHAINLVIHLCINSSRPLDNDLLSLTEAVLETDDDESIHSILMWLQTYEAGFDIRMTALTRTLPILEVYPNLQRLLSGYVSLDVARVMQLAREEYNSILETDVAENLAMRIHDFGVAIVNANWLHGSLPLNLWQSLQQLPPKETLDEIFEALGTSHIMNEDIRAYLRVVIGGETHGDSPPAEALLAIVRQTIRFYARGVEPERAKLATEIEPLRHHDPKVYDACIERILNEDIVLIKDMLPLVRSESHSSCVEFARLLAQRQQLRCYTHECWHQLLFFRLLQQRRDLLAWSAAELPLQNFVQWVHDLRALFSQQRVGGSSGISRMSLSDLGFTPERYQWWDVLQHHYGRAVGILAYLHQEGKGDLKWLWLQEIPDTTVLLDILQDENKVLPQDSVLMSLFQPKPDTLSLICLALAGLRRAAPQGKVALESICAREKQLDAGKWNRQATQVLSYCWRRSPDINTDDMSRNALWALTALLGLRDDVDDQGLQVAGECLMADYANLVLAANNLLDMQVLLQSSDAARTTMLMEELGVEDAPPVEPFTPAAAMIPTHLTSFIEPVGEMQWELCFPLKKISAQKRQAIGIDPSPRLLLVRISLLDQQPAFCIHYHPSTTDDSNTRPHGLWHVSGLNMPDGTICFAKPSLFAYLLSRRLSAFLSSLSQDNHISGTIQEQLQLDRTYTFISSILTSPLSHCLVCLEQLARPGPIPATCGSQFCDEIFLFAPLEVRAHHLLSDPPALDFLLACVYSANVSVPELRNGLRAVIDSFPVLAGVSSSPWETLSRILSRENPGSDDGLSADRETLLSWMSGQFGGSGSLISAPGGSKLPAMQGVVQFILRTGDFIGGAGGSGNIKFIGSGLGTRSMWEILCKGLVVGGDGEAEERGEDEPPMDLRTCRKTKTTWKSSLLMDRRVFVACEDFGGVKGVVVRYVLLCPEGFVPPRMRVIGDALRQSFGALRAGRLVKE
- a CDS encoding hypothetical protein (EggNog:ENOG503NXMI; COG:K), with amino-acid sequence MTRVTMDTSSFSSFTPREPQTDRPPRDPAPPTPFISFIKPQGQLWNYNRHKTHDDQPGNIPKAFLDAMSVREKVYVEEQGVALENEFDSDDHRSCHWVIYASVLTTILPAILDPRTGRLVRPRVTRTTSLPIGTLRLVPFPHSAHPRNGGIYLNGLLTNVGDPVRPRSSETVQALQPQEIQGGNRRNSLYIRDFPTTFHNGQEPYVKLGRLAVLKEYRNKGIAGQLVRAAITWMQTNYTIFNPSPSVLGFDRLGMDVTGQLPKWRGLFCIHAQEEAVKVWERYGFKVDEKMGKWWEEGIPHVGMWLRVPVGKGGHTVA
- a CDS encoding hypothetical protein (EggNog:ENOG503P1CF), encoding MIFHLHRSARRSNQTLPQPTPSSANTDLSRHTSLQSHSSWSPGGLPQRFLPPQNPRPQTVTPEQFTSLSQQFSTLHADLTTQASLLLGEILALQQTLPVVRLSESSSNLDITAFLQALLHGKLSSALTPPVPSQHEETPKPPRPIRALSREIQACLSKNDYFAAIGTAIDDLRPSAKGDSPDAEQEARDRMDLLRSAMPEGETYEQFWADVAMHLDHEFSVSAEAGYVNSTTFKSGVGVGEIPRERFLATSDGFAWDVEELVGEIVRGKGEFKNPVTGRVFEGGDVELIRRHPLGRGVDEAVLALQREQGQMEGKAEMDGQEKAGMDGLGKGEERWEAKLSAQWARQMHENIREKAEKERKLSGLMSGFGRLKLEVTSPTTAAVELPATTAVRSDDVPSKTASPSIPGAFPDYTTLAELPGSNEHDNIQREEEGNKADAGEPDYKSFAWYNKYFHSMYDQH